The genomic region GGCGGCCTTCACGCTGTGGGCTTCATATAAGTACTTCCCCAGGGGCACGATTCATGTGGTTGTTGTTGATCCGGGGGTTGGTACGTTAAGGAGGGCCATAGCCGTTAAAACGAGGAATTACTACTTCGTCGGGCCTGACAATGGCGTGTTAATGATGGCTGCGGAGGATGACGGTATAGTCGAGATCAGGGCAATCGAGAATAGGGAGTTCATGAGACCTGTGGTATCGAGTACGTTCCACGGTCGCGACGTGTTCGCTCCCGTAGCCGCGTATTTAAGCCTTGGACTTGACATATCACTACTGGGGCCTAGGGTTACGGACCCCGTCAGGCTTCAGGGCATTACGAGTAGGGTTTCCAGGGGCTTTGCTAATTCAGCCATTGTTTACATTGATCACTTCGGTAATGCGTACACGGGCATTAGGGAGGGTGAGCTTAAGATTCTTGGTCTTGAGTATGGAGATGAGCTGCGCGTTGTGATACCGAGGAGGAATGTTGACCTGAGGGTTAGGTTCCTAAGGAGTTATGGTTATGCCAATGAGGGTGAGGCATTGGCGCTCATTAATAGTGAGGGCTTCCTCGAACTATCAATAAATAGGGGCAGTTTTGCGCAGAGGTTTGGTGTTGAGGAGGGCGATGAGGTCGAGATCTCCGTCATTAAATGAGCATATTACTTGATGCGTAATTAAGGAGTTCCCTGAAGTTCTTTGTTAGTGTCGCATCATCAACTATGTATTGCCTAGGCACCTTACCATTAACTACCTTAACGCCCTCCATCTCCAATAACTTGAATTTAACATTAACATCACCTGCCGAGTAGCCGCCCAATGAACCATCGCTCTTAATAACTCTATGGCATGGGACGATCACGGGAAGCCTATTGGCGCTGGCTAGTTTACCAACGGCCCTGGGGCTGGTATTCAGTAACTTGGCTAATTGGGCGTAGGTGGCGACTCTACCCCTTGGTATTGAGAGCATGGCCACCTGAGCCAATCCAAGGAGGCCTGGGCTCAGTTCTAAGTACTTAATTATCTCCCGTGGCTCCACCAACCCCATTATGTACTTGAGTAATACCTCGCTAACATGGCCTACGGTGCTTTCCCGAATTCCATCAACCCCAACCCTAACCTTAACCTCCCGAATCTTATCACCATAAATACACACCTCCAGGGCGCCAACATCCTTAAGAAGCAATGTTATGCAACGCATTTTAATTTCAATTATTTAGGAGACCTTAAAAACCCTGTTCTGAGATGCGGCTGTGGTTGTTAAGGTTAAGTTGGTTGGTGTTTTGAGGGCATTATCCCTAGGTAAGGAATACATAGAGCTTAATGGCGTTACTACGGTGAGGGAGGTCATTAATGGGCTTAGGTCAGTAAATGAGAAGTTATTTAAGAGGGTTTTTGACTCATCGAGAGGTGAGTTGGCGCCTGATATCTATGTAGCCGTTAATGATGTTGACATAAGATTGCTCAAGGGGCTCGATACACCAGTTAGGGACGGCGATGAAGTTTTAATATTGGCCTACATCCACGGTGGTTAGCGGTAATGAGTTACTTAATTAGGTTGAGTAGTGATATTGGTGAATTGAGGATTTGGGTTGCCACGGTAATACTAACGAGACCCATTAACGATGAGATAGTAAGTAGGATTAAATCGATGGTGAGTGAATGCCCCAATTCGTTGATAACGATCGTGCCAGCCAATAAGGTGTTAAGTCCATGGCACATGATATATCCCGCATACCTAAGCCTCAGGGATTCCCTAAGGGGCTTTTCGAGGTTTAGGGATCCTGGTCTTGGGGCATTAACCTACATGGTCGGCACAACACAGTTAAAGAGGGGGTTAAGCATTATGAATCCTGTTGGTAATGCTCAATTATCAATCATCATAATGGGCGTGAATGACTGCGTGCGTGAGTTAGTGAGTAAGGTGGTTGATGTACTTAGGGATTCCATTGAGGATTTAGTGATCGGTGTTGGTTGTCATAAGGCTTACGATGGGCTGTTTAAGTCCATTGATGACTTTATGACTGCGTTAATTAGTAGGTACATTAGTGAGTTCACGTGATTGCGGCAATTCTTGCAGTTAATAATTTATAATTCCGGCGGGGTTCAGGGAGTTAATGGATAGGTTATTCTATACCGCGAGGGATGAGGAGATAATTAATGGTGAGGCCACGGACATTTACTTCATGAGGATCGTTGAGGTTCTTAAGGCGGCGGGCCTTGATAAGGTTAAGGTTAGGGCTGAGTTTCACGTGGTTAACCTACCGAGGAATTACAAGTGGGCTGTGTTTGCCGGTTTAAAGGAGGTCGTCAATATCGCAGTGACTAAGGAGTTGCCAATAACCATATACGCAATGCCTGAGGGCACGTTGTTCAAGGCTAATGAGCCTATAATGGTTGTTGAGGGTAATTACGTGGACTTCGCCGTCTATGAAACAACATTCCTGGGGATACTTAGGCATTATAGTTCAGTGGCCAGTAAGGCTGCTAGGATTAAGAAGTTGGCTGGTAATAAGTCATGCATATTCTTCGGCGCCAGGGTTGTGCACCCAGCAATACAGCCAATGGTTGATAGGGCATCCTACATAGGTGGTTGTGACGGTGTCGCAGGTGTGATAGGGGCTAGGTTAATAGGCATTAGGCCAAGTGGTACAATGCCCCATGCATTAATGATCGTGTTTAGGCACGCGAGTGGTGACCACACGCTCGCCTGGGCCTGGTTTGATAAGGTAATGCCCAGTGACGTGCCGAGGATTGTGCTCGTGGATACGTTCTTTGATGAGCGCGAGGAATCTATGATGGCCGCCAAATTACTTGGGGATAGGCTATACGGCGTTAGGTTAGATACACCAAGCAGTAGGCGTGGCAATATGGAGGCCATTGCCCGTGAGGTTAGGTGGACCCTGGACCTGGCCGGTTATAGGAATGTGAAGATTCTCATTAGTGGTGGTGTTGATGAGGATGATGTGGTTAGGCTCAGGGATGTTGCCGACATGTTTGGCGTTGGTACATCGATAGCCTTCCCACCTAGTGTTGACATCAGTATGGACATTGTGGAGGCTTATGACGAGAAGAGTGGGCGTTGGGTGCCGATAACGAAGCGCGGCAAGCTACCTGGCTTTAAGCAGGTCTATAGGTGCAGGGGTACTTTAGATGACCAGGTGGTTCCGTGGGGCGTGGAACCGGCGCCATGCCCAGACGGCTCTAAGCCCGTGCCTTTACTCAGGAAGTTTGTTGATAATGGGAGAGCCGTCGAGTCAATACCCAGCGATCAGGAGATTAGGAATTACGTACTTGAGCAGTTAAAGTATGCCGAGATCTAGTTGTTGGCATGTATTTAAGAATTGAAAATAAGTAATGATGCGGGGAATAACGAGGTAATTAATGTGTTAAAGAAAGGGTTATTTTCTATTTTTAAGGAAAATCATTATTAAGCTTACAATTCCTCCTCCCACTCCTCCTCAAATTCCTCCCACTCTTCCTCCTCCTCACCTTCCCACTCCTCCTCTTCCATGACTAGTTTGTTCATGCTCGATCATTGATGACTTAAAAGAATTCTTAAAAAGCATTACCTACCTGCTTAACCCATTATTCATTATCCTCACCTATATTGCCATGCCCATAACCAACCCGCCCCAATCCCTAGCACTTTTCGTGAGGTAGGTGTGGTTTATAAATGGTTAAGGTAATGAATAGTGGGGTTTAATGTGGATTTCAATTTAGTCGTGTCCACAGGAAGGAGGTTAGAAGGTAGGTG from Vulcanisaeta distributa DSM 14429 harbors:
- a CDS encoding SAM hydrolase/SAM-dependent halogenase family protein; the encoded protein is MRSIITLLTDFGYESYFVPSMKGVILSLNPNAVIIDITHAIPQFNVYKAAFTLWASYKYFPRGTIHVVVVDPGVGTLRRAIAVKTRNYYFVGPDNGVLMMAAEDDGIVEIRAIENREFMRPVVSSTFHGRDVFAPVAAYLSLGLDISLLGPRVTDPVRLQGITSRVSRGFANSAIVYIDHFGNAYTGIREGELKILGLEYGDELRVVIPRRNVDLRVRFLRSYGYANEGEALALINSEGFLELSINRGSFAQRFGVEEGDEVEISVIK
- a CDS encoding methylated-DNA--[protein]-cysteine S-methyltransferase codes for the protein MRCITLLLKDVGALEVCIYGDKIREVKVRVGVDGIRESTVGHVSEVLLKYIMGLVEPREIIKYLELSPGLLGLAQVAMLSIPRGRVATYAQLAKLLNTSPRAVGKLASANRLPVIVPCHRVIKSDGSLGGYSAGDVNVKFKLLEMEGVKVVNGKVPRQYIVDDATLTKNFRELLNYASSNMLI
- a CDS encoding MoaD/ThiS family protein, translating into MVVKVKLVGVLRALSLGKEYIELNGVTTVREVINGLRSVNEKLFKRVFDSSRGELAPDIYVAVNDVDIRLLKGLDTPVRDGDEVLILAYIHGG
- a CDS encoding nicotinate phosphoribosyltransferase, with product MDRLFYTARDEEIINGEATDIYFMRIVEVLKAAGLDKVKVRAEFHVVNLPRNYKWAVFAGLKEVVNIAVTKELPITIYAMPEGTLFKANEPIMVVEGNYVDFAVYETTFLGILRHYSSVASKAARIKKLAGNKSCIFFGARVVHPAIQPMVDRASYIGGCDGVAGVIGARLIGIRPSGTMPHALMIVFRHASGDHTLAWAWFDKVMPSDVPRIVLVDTFFDEREESMMAAKLLGDRLYGVRLDTPSSRRGNMEAIAREVRWTLDLAGYRNVKILISGGVDEDDVVRLRDVADMFGVGTSIAFPPSVDISMDIVEAYDEKSGRWVPITKRGKLPGFKQVYRCRGTLDDQVVPWGVEPAPCPDGSKPVPLLRKFVDNGRAVESIPSDQEIRNYVLEQLKYAEI